The following are encoded in a window of Mycobacterium vicinigordonae genomic DNA:
- a CDS encoding class II aldolase/adducin family protein, with protein sequence MGGSGLLEHERALLAQACRVAASRGLVDGILGHLSLRVDDEHLLIRCRSDSDTGVAYTRPDDIRLVTFDGKPGAAGELDEYRVPNELPIHTETMRADPRHRAVAHLHPPAVVAADLAGITLRPIYGAYDIPGARLARGGVPVYQRAVLIRDSRLGREMVAAMGDAPIVICRGHGITSTAGTTEQAVLQAISLNELARMSLRVRAAGGTLREIADEDWDDLPNLGSGFNVESAWRHEVARSSA encoded by the coding sequence ATGGGGGGTTCCGGCTTGCTTGAACACGAACGCGCGCTCCTCGCTCAGGCCTGCCGAGTCGCCGCGTCCCGCGGCCTGGTCGACGGCATACTGGGCCACCTCAGCCTGCGAGTTGACGACGAGCACCTGCTGATCCGGTGCCGTAGCGACTCCGACACCGGGGTTGCCTACACCCGCCCCGACGACATCCGGCTGGTGACCTTCGACGGGAAGCCCGGCGCCGCAGGCGAACTCGACGAATACCGGGTTCCCAACGAATTGCCGATCCACACCGAAACGATGCGGGCCGACCCGCGGCATCGGGCCGTCGCGCACCTGCACCCTCCAGCCGTGGTGGCCGCGGACCTGGCCGGTATCACGTTGCGCCCCATCTACGGGGCGTACGACATTCCCGGAGCCCGGCTGGCCCGCGGCGGAGTACCGGTGTACCAACGGGCTGTGCTGATCCGTGATTCGCGCCTGGGTCGGGAGATGGTGGCCGCGATGGGCGATGCTCCGATAGTGATCTGCCGTGGGCACGGCATCACCAGCACCGCCGGCACCACCGAGCAGGCCGTGTTGCAGGCGATCAGCCTGAACGAACTGGCCCGTATGTCGCTGCGGGTGCGCGCGGCCGGCGGAACTCTGCGCGAAATCGCCGACGAAGATTGGGACGACTTGCCGAACTTGGGCTCTGGCTTCAACGTCGAGTCGGCGTGGCGGCACGAGGTCGCGCGGTCGAGCGCTTAG